A genomic window from Dechloromonas sp. A34 includes:
- a CDS encoding DUF971 domain-containing protein: MAGIERDTPIPSEIKLHQKSRRLELSYDNGESYMLDFEYLRVFTPSAEARGHGPGQETLQTGKRNVDIERIEPVGSYAVRLVFSDGHDSGLYSWDLLHNLGKHHDELWQEYLNQIDAQGLSRDIDTSSRQSGGSCGHHH; this comes from the coding sequence ATGGCTGGCATAGAACGGGATACGCCGATACCGAGCGAAATCAAGCTGCATCAGAAATCCCGCCGGCTCGAGCTGAGCTACGACAACGGCGAAAGCTACATGCTCGACTTCGAGTATCTCCGCGTGTTCACGCCCTCGGCCGAAGCCCGCGGTCACGGCCCGGGTCAGGAAACGCTGCAGACTGGCAAACGCAATGTCGATATCGAACGAATCGAGCCGGTGGGCAGCTACGCAGTGCGCCTGGTCTTTTCCGACGGCCACGACAGCGGTTTGTATTCCTGGGATCTGCTCCATAACCTGGGTAAGCACCACGACGAACTATGGCAGGAATACCTGAATCAGATCGATGCTCAGGGACTTTCGCGCGATATCGATACCTCTTCTCGGCAGAGCGGCGGCAGCTGCGGCCATCATCACTGA
- a CDS encoding F0F1 ATP synthase subunit epsilon: MAISVHCDVVSAEESIFSGVVELAVFPGESGELGILPRHTPLLTRIKPGTIRLKVLGQSEFELVYVSGGMLEVQPDMITVLADTAIRAHDLDEAKALEAKKRAEEALANRNAEMDYATAEAELAQAIAQLQTIQRLRKHTH; encoded by the coding sequence ATGGCAATTTCTGTTCATTGTGATGTCGTCAGCGCCGAAGAGTCGATCTTTTCGGGCGTGGTCGAACTCGCCGTATTTCCCGGAGAATCCGGGGAACTCGGAATTCTGCCGCGGCACACGCCGCTGCTGACGCGCATCAAGCCGGGAACCATTCGTCTGAAGGTGCTGGGTCAAAGCGAGTTTGAACTGGTGTATGTCTCCGGTGGCATGCTTGAAGTCCAGCCCGACATGATTACCGTGTTGGCTGACACTGCGATCCGTGCTCACGATCTGGACGAAGCCAAGGCCCTGGAAGCCAAGAAGCGGGCCGAGGAAGCTCTCGCCAACCGGAACGCCGAAATGGACTACGCGACTGCGGAAGCCGAACTGGCGCAAGCCATTGCTCAGCTGCAAACGATCCAACGCCTGCGCAAGCATACGCACTAA
- a CDS encoding HIT family protein, whose protein sequence is MNSANHSCELCNTAGGEVLWDSPSCRVVRVDDLHYPGFCRVIWNAHAREMTDLDPGQQQYLMSVVFAVEATVRRLFVPDKVNLASLGNVVPHVHWHIIPRWLDDRHFPEPIWGTVRRDGLVERPVVSSEEMARALSVALATVETPE, encoded by the coding sequence TTGAATAGCGCCAACCATTCGTGTGAGTTGTGCAATACCGCCGGCGGCGAGGTTCTGTGGGACTCTCCGTCGTGCCGGGTGGTGCGCGTCGATGATTTGCATTACCCCGGTTTCTGCCGCGTGATCTGGAATGCCCACGCCCGGGAAATGACCGATCTCGACCCGGGGCAGCAGCAGTACCTGATGTCGGTCGTCTTCGCGGTCGAAGCGACGGTTCGCCGGCTCTTCGTGCCGGACAAGGTCAACCTGGCCAGTTTGGGCAACGTCGTTCCGCACGTCCATTGGCATATCATTCCCCGCTGGCTGGATGACCGGCATTTTCCCGAGCCGATCTGGGGCACCGTTCGCCGCGACGGCCTGGTCGAACGCCCGGTCGTGAGCAGCGAAGAGATGGCGCGCGCCTTGTCCGTTGCGCTGGCAACCGTTGAAACGCCGGAGTGA
- the atpG gene encoding F0F1 ATP synthase subunit gamma: MASGKEIRNKIKSVENTRKITKAMEMVAASKMRKAQDRMRAARPYGEKIRRVAGNLSHALTEYRHPFLVNREQANIGLVLITSDKGLCGGLNSNLLRLVVSKMKEFEAQGKKFQATCIGNKGFGFMQRAGAKIVSHVTGLGDTPHLEKLIGPVKVQLDAYMKGEIDALYIGYNRFINTMKQEPVFEQLLPLSGDEVGSSKTKWDYVYEPEAKAVIDDLLIRYVEALIYQAVAENMASEQSARMVAMKSASDNAKTVIGDLKLVYNKARQAAITKELSEIVSGAAAV, translated from the coding sequence ATGGCTAGCGGCAAGGAAATTCGCAACAAGATCAAGAGCGTCGAAAATACGCGCAAGATCACCAAGGCCATGGAGATGGTGGCCGCATCCAAAATGCGCAAGGCGCAGGACCGGATGCGGGCTGCCCGCCCCTACGGCGAGAAGATCCGGCGCGTTGCAGGCAACCTGTCTCATGCCCTGACCGAGTACCGGCACCCGTTTCTGGTGAATCGCGAACAGGCCAATATCGGCCTGGTCCTGATCACCTCTGACAAGGGTCTGTGCGGCGGTCTGAATTCAAACCTCCTCCGTCTTGTGGTTAGCAAGATGAAGGAGTTTGAAGCTCAGGGCAAAAAGTTTCAGGCAACCTGCATCGGCAACAAGGGCTTCGGCTTCATGCAACGTGCCGGAGCCAAGATCGTGTCGCATGTGACCGGTCTCGGCGACACCCCGCACCTGGAAAAGCTGATCGGCCCGGTCAAGGTCCAGCTCGACGCCTACATGAAGGGCGAGATCGACGCGCTGTACATTGGCTACAACCGCTTCATCAACACGATGAAGCAGGAGCCGGTGTTCGAGCAACTGCTCCCGTTGTCCGGTGACGAAGTCGGTTCGTCAAAGACGAAATGGGACTATGTCTACGAGCCGGAAGCCAAAGCGGTTATCGACGATCTGCTGATCCGTTACGTCGAAGCCCTGATTTATCAGGCTGTCGCTGAAAACATGGCTTCCGAGCAATCGGCTCGGATGGTTGCCATGAAGTCGGCTTCCGACAATGCCAAGACCGTCATCGGTGACTTGAAGCTGGTTTACAACAAGGCCCGTCAGGCTGCGATTACCAAGGAACTCTCGGAAATCGTCAGCGGCGCCGCCGCGGTGTGA
- the ubiE gene encoding bifunctional demethylmenaquinone methyltransferase/2-methoxy-6-polyprenyl-1,4-benzoquinol methylase UbiE, which produces MKNDTTHFGYQTVAEQEKARRVADVFDSVASRYDLMNDLMSGGMHRLWKAFTIQRSGVREGSRVLDVAGGTGDLSLAFAKKVGKSGQVWLTDINNAMLARGRDRLLDKGYMLPVAQCDAEKLPFPDDWFDCVTVAFGLRNMTHKDAAIAEMRRVLRPGGRLLVLEFSQVWKPLAPLYDFYSFQVIPRVGKLVTNDADSYRYLSESIRVHPGQEELKSMMEQVGLEKVEYFNLALGVVALHRGYKF; this is translated from the coding sequence ATGAAAAACGATACTACCCATTTCGGCTACCAGACCGTCGCCGAGCAGGAAAAAGCGCGCCGGGTCGCCGATGTATTTGATTCCGTGGCCAGTCGCTACGACCTGATGAACGATCTGATGTCGGGCGGCATGCACCGCCTGTGGAAGGCGTTCACCATCCAGCGCAGCGGTGTTCGGGAAGGTTCGCGCGTGCTCGATGTCGCCGGTGGAACTGGCGATCTGTCGCTGGCTTTTGCCAAGAAGGTCGGCAAAAGCGGCCAGGTGTGGCTGACCGATATCAACAACGCAATGCTCGCCCGGGGCCGTGATCGCCTGCTCGACAAGGGCTACATGCTGCCGGTAGCGCAGTGTGACGCCGAGAAACTGCCCTTTCCCGACGACTGGTTCGATTGCGTGACGGTAGCCTTCGGCTTGCGCAACATGACCCATAAGGATGCGGCCATCGCCGAGATGCGTCGCGTGCTGCGTCCCGGCGGGCGCCTGCTGGTTCTCGAGTTTTCGCAGGTCTGGAAGCCCTTGGCACCGCTATATGATTTTTATTCTTTCCAGGTCATTCCGCGGGTAGGCAAACTGGTCACCAATGACGCCGACAGCTATCGCTATCTCTCAGAATCCATCCGCGTTCATCCCGGACAGGAGGAACTGAAGTCGATGATGGAGCAAGTGGGTCTGGAAAAGGTCGAGTATTTCAATCTCGCGCTGGGTGTCGTGGCCTTGCATCGGGGCTACAAGTTCTAA
- the ilvA gene encoding threonine ammonia-lyase, biosynthetic has protein sequence MHPDYLEKVLNAQVYDVAVETPLEVAGNLSARVGNKIILKREDLQPVFSFKLRGAYNKIASLSAEKLKRGVICASAGNHAQGVALSAAQVGCRAVIVMPTSTPGIKIDAVRRRGGEVVLFGDSFDEACAHALELEKAEKLTFVHPFDDPEVIAGQGTVAMEILRQHSRHNGQIHAIFCAIGGGGLAAGVAAYIKRLRPEIKVIGVETFDADAMKQSIAAGKRVRLDQVGLFADGTAVKLVGEETFRLCKEYLDEVILVDTDAICAAIKDVFEDTRSILEPAGALAVAGAKEYARQHKLKDKNLIAVTSGANMNFDRLRFVAERAEFGEQREAVFAVTLPEKPGAYKKFLALIGKRNITEFNYRYNTEAEAHVFVGVQVAKREESLKLVDSLQKHGYPTLDLTDDEMAKNHIRHMVGGHAPQVCQNGMSELLYRFEFPERPGALMNFLTQMSAGWNISLFHYRNHGADYGRVLVGMQVPPAEMGQFQDFLKNLGYAHWDESQNPAYKLFLG, from the coding sequence ATGCATCCGGATTATCTCGAAAAAGTTCTCAACGCCCAGGTCTACGACGTTGCCGTCGAAACGCCGCTCGAAGTGGCCGGCAACCTGTCCGCCCGAGTCGGCAACAAGATCATTTTGAAGCGCGAGGATTTGCAGCCGGTGTTCTCCTTCAAGCTGCGCGGCGCCTACAACAAGATCGCCAGCCTGTCGGCCGAAAAGCTCAAGCGCGGCGTCATCTGCGCCTCGGCCGGCAACCATGCCCAGGGCGTCGCACTGTCGGCGGCCCAGGTTGGCTGCCGGGCGGTCATCGTCATGCCGACCTCGACGCCGGGCATCAAGATCGACGCGGTGCGGCGGCGCGGCGGCGAAGTCGTGCTGTTCGGTGACTCCTTCGACGAAGCCTGCGCCCACGCCCTGGAACTGGAAAAAGCCGAGAAACTGACCTTCGTCCACCCCTTCGACGATCCGGAAGTAATCGCCGGCCAGGGCACCGTGGCGATGGAAATCCTGCGTCAGCACTCGCGTCACAACGGCCAGATCCACGCCATCTTCTGCGCCATCGGCGGCGGCGGGCTGGCCGCCGGGGTGGCCGCCTACATCAAGCGCCTGCGCCCGGAAATCAAGGTCATCGGGGTCGAGACCTTCGACGCCGATGCGATGAAGCAGTCGATCGCCGCCGGCAAACGCGTCCGCCTCGACCAGGTCGGGCTGTTCGCCGACGGGACCGCCGTCAAGCTGGTCGGCGAGGAAACCTTCCGCCTGTGCAAGGAATACCTCGACGAGGTCATCCTGGTCGATACCGACGCCATCTGCGCCGCGATCAAGGACGTCTTCGAGGACACCCGCTCCATCCTCGAGCCGGCCGGCGCCCTGGCCGTCGCCGGCGCCAAGGAATATGCCCGCCAACACAAGCTCAAGGACAAGAACCTGATCGCCGTGACCTCCGGCGCCAACATGAATTTCGACCGCCTGCGCTTCGTCGCCGAGCGCGCCGAGTTCGGCGAGCAGCGCGAGGCGGTGTTTGCCGTCACGCTGCCGGAGAAACCAGGGGCCTACAAGAAGTTCCTGGCGCTGATCGGCAAGCGCAACATCACCGAATTCAATTACCGCTACAACACCGAGGCCGAAGCGCACGTCTTCGTCGGCGTCCAGGTGGCCAAGCGCGAGGAGTCGCTGAAGCTGGTCGACAGCCTGCAGAAGCACGGCTACCCGACGCTCGACCTGACCGACGACGAGATGGCCAAGAACCACATCCGCCACATGGTCGGCGGCCATGCGCCACAGGTCTGCCAGAACGGCATGAGTGAACTGCTCTACCGCTTCGAATTCCCCGAGCGGCCGGGCGCCTTGATGAACTTCCTGACCCAGATGAGCGCCGGCTGGAACATCAGTCTGTTCCACTACCGCAACCACGGCGCCGACTACGGCCGGGTGCTGGTCGGCATGCAGGTGCCGCCGGCCGAGATGGGACAGTTCCAGGATTTCCTGAAGAACCTCGGCTACGCGCACTGGGACGAAAGTCAGAACCCGGCCTACAAACTGTTCCTCGGTTAA
- a CDS encoding DUF3683 domain-containing protein, whose protein sequence is MTARLREIPYNYTSFSDREIVIRLLGADNWAILDELRSERVTGRSARMLYEVLGDIWVVQRNPYLEDDLLDNRERREALVNALRHRLVEVEKRRQSTESEDPERSAKVKRLVEAAQLAVNRFSEHFGKTIDLRRKVLKYLGKHTRKDNIAFDGLARVSHVTDATDWRVEYPFVVLHPDTEEEIGHLVRGCIEAGLTIIPRGGGTGYTGGAVPLTRYSAVINTEKLIDIGPVEDLVLTGHETPYATIRTGAGVVTDRVSEAASLAGRVFAVDPTSASASCIGGNIAMNAGGKKAVLWGTALDNLAWWKMVDPDGNWLEVERVNHNYGKIHEQENVEFRLKRFDPSGKKLLGEEVLTMPGAACRKTGLGKDVTDKFLGGVPGVQKEGTDGIIVAARWVLHKMPPVTRTVCLEFFGQVREAVPAIVEITDYFKPGGAGNAAGVLLAGLEHLDERYVKAVGYATKAKRHGRPKMVLIGDLVGHDEKAVMAAASDVVRMCNLRGAEGFIAVDGETRKKFWLDRSRTAAISRHTNAFKVNEDVVIPLPRMGDYCDGIERINIELSTQNKLALCDALSEFLKGELPLHRGDTTLETDVLIGDRRQAALDYVEAVRLRWEWLLDNLDLPLAEAESRFLSYGVQAGELTNRAENPRLFHRLQDYSVRVSWKQELKARLSKIFDGGVYRPIIERIEAIHKEVLRGRVFVALHMHAGDGNVHTNIPVNSDNYEMLQTANKAVARIMHLARGLDGVISGEHGIGITKLEFLTEEEIAPFRAYKLKVDPNNHFNKGKLMPGGDMGNAYTPSFSLLGTESLIMEQSEIGKISDMVKDCLRCGKCKPVCSTHVPRANLLYSPRNKILATSLLVEAFLYEEQTRRGISLKHFDEFNDVADHCTVCHRCLKPCPVDIDFGDVSVAMRNFLRKQGKKRTSPGTLAAMTYLNLKDPATIKLMRGVMMDFGFKAQRLAHKAAKAIGLVQETRAHPPATLGAPSVKTQVIHFLNRPMPGNLPKRTSRGLLDIEDDKVIPVIRNPQKTSEESDAVFYFPGCGSERLFSQVGLATQAMLYEIGTTTVLPPGYLCCGYPQNASGDADKGQKITTDNRVLFHRVANTLNYLDIKTVIVSCGTCMDQLQKYQFEKIFPGCRLLDIHEYLMEKGVKLEGVQGTRYMYHDPCHTPMKAYAPLAVTKALMGQEVPLTDRCCGDAGSFAYSRPDIATQVKFRKQQDIEERAEKLRADGFTGEVKILTSCPACLQGLSRYDDDADTTADYIVVEMAKHLLGNNWMADYVGKANSGGIERVLL, encoded by the coding sequence ATGACTGCCCGCCTGCGCGAAATCCCCTACAACTACACTTCGTTTTCCGATCGCGAGATCGTCATCCGGCTGCTCGGCGCCGACAACTGGGCGATTCTCGACGAACTGCGCAGCGAGCGCGTCACCGGCCGCTCGGCCCGCATGCTCTATGAGGTGCTGGGCGATATTTGGGTCGTCCAGCGCAACCCCTATCTTGAAGACGATCTGCTCGACAATCGCGAGCGCCGCGAGGCCCTGGTCAATGCTCTGCGCCATCGCCTGGTCGAAGTGGAAAAGCGCCGCCAGTCGACGGAGAGCGAGGATCCGGAGCGTTCGGCCAAGGTCAAGCGGCTGGTCGAAGCGGCCCAACTGGCCGTCAATCGTTTTTCCGAGCATTTCGGCAAAACCATCGATCTGCGGCGCAAGGTCCTGAAGTATCTCGGCAAGCACACGCGCAAGGACAATATCGCCTTCGATGGCCTGGCTCGTGTCTCGCACGTCACCGACGCCACCGACTGGCGCGTCGAATACCCCTTCGTCGTCCTCCATCCCGATACCGAAGAGGAAATTGGCCACCTCGTGCGCGGTTGCATCGAAGCCGGCCTGACCATCATCCCGCGCGGGGGCGGCACCGGCTACACCGGCGGCGCCGTGCCGCTGACCCGCTACTCGGCAGTGATCAATACCGAAAAGCTGATCGACATCGGTCCGGTCGAGGATCTGGTGCTGACCGGCCACGAAACGCCGTATGCAACGATCCGCACCGGCGCCGGCGTGGTCACCGATCGCGTTTCCGAAGCCGCCTCACTGGCTGGCCGCGTCTTCGCGGTCGACCCGACCTCGGCCAGCGCTTCCTGCATCGGCGGCAACATCGCCATGAATGCTGGTGGCAAGAAGGCCGTATTGTGGGGCACTGCGCTCGACAACCTGGCCTGGTGGAAGATGGTCGATCCGGATGGCAACTGGCTGGAAGTCGAACGGGTCAATCACAACTACGGCAAGATCCACGAGCAGGAAAACGTCGAATTCCGCCTCAAGCGCTTCGATCCGAGCGGCAAGAAACTGCTCGGCGAGGAAGTCCTGACCATGCCCGGTGCGGCCTGCCGCAAGACCGGGCTGGGCAAGGACGTCACCGACAAGTTCCTGGGTGGCGTGCCGGGCGTCCAGAAGGAAGGCACTGACGGCATCATCGTCGCAGCGCGCTGGGTGCTGCATAAGATGCCGCCGGTGACGCGCACCGTCTGTCTCGAATTTTTCGGCCAGGTCCGCGAGGCGGTGCCGGCCATCGTCGAGATCACCGACTACTTCAAGCCGGGCGGTGCCGGCAATGCGGCCGGCGTCCTACTGGCCGGTCTGGAACACCTCGACGAGCGCTACGTCAAGGCCGTCGGCTATGCGACCAAGGCCAAGCGCCATGGCCGGCCGAAGATGGTGCTGATCGGCGATCTCGTCGGCCACGACGAAAAGGCCGTGATGGCCGCCGCCTCCGACGTAGTCCGCATGTGCAATCTGCGCGGCGCCGAGGGCTTCATTGCCGTCGACGGCGAAACCCGCAAAAAATTCTGGCTCGACCGTTCGCGCACCGCCGCCATTTCTCGCCACACCAACGCCTTCAAGGTCAATGAAGACGTGGTCATCCCGCTGCCGCGCATGGGCGACTACTGTGACGGCATCGAGCGCATCAATATCGAATTGTCGACGCAGAACAAGCTCGCCCTGTGCGATGCGCTGAGCGAATTCCTCAAGGGCGAACTGCCGCTGCACCGAGGCGACACGACGCTCGAGACCGACGTGCTGATCGGCGACCGCCGGCAGGCCGCGCTCGATTACGTCGAAGCCGTTCGCCTGCGCTGGGAATGGTTGCTTGACAACCTCGACCTGCCGCTGGCCGAGGCCGAATCGCGTTTCCTGTCCTACGGCGTGCAGGCCGGCGAACTGACCAACCGGGCTGAAAACCCGAGGCTGTTCCACCGCCTGCAGGACTATTCGGTCCGCGTTTCGTGGAAGCAGGAACTGAAGGCACGGCTCTCCAAGATTTTCGACGGCGGCGTCTATCGGCCGATCATCGAACGCATCGAGGCCATTCACAAGGAAGTGCTGCGCGGCCGCGTCTTCGTCGCCCTGCATATGCATGCCGGCGACGGCAATGTGCATACCAACATCCCGGTCAATTCGGATAATTACGAGATGCTGCAGACGGCCAACAAGGCGGTCGCCCGCATCATGCACCTGGCCCGCGGGCTGGACGGAGTGATTTCCGGCGAGCACGGGATCGGTATCACCAAGCTGGAGTTCTTGACCGAAGAGGAAATTGCTCCCTTCCGCGCCTACAAGCTGAAGGTCGATCCCAACAACCATTTCAACAAGGGCAAGCTGATGCCCGGCGGCGATATGGGCAATGCCTACACGCCTTCCTTCAGCCTGCTGGGTACCGAGTCGCTGATCATGGAGCAATCGGAAATCGGCAAGATTTCCGACATGGTCAAGGACTGCCTGCGCTGCGGTAAATGCAAGCCGGTTTGCTCGACCCATGTGCCGCGCGCCAACCTGCTCTACAGCCCGCGTAACAAGATCCTCGCCACTTCGCTGCTGGTCGAGGCCTTCCTTTATGAAGAGCAGACCCGGCGCGGCATTTCGCTGAAGCATTTCGACGAATTCAACGATGTCGCCGACCATTGCACGGTCTGCCACCGCTGCCTGAAGCCCTGCCCGGTCGATATCGATTTCGGCGACGTTTCAGTCGCCATGCGCAACTTCCTGCGCAAACAAGGCAAGAAGCGAACGAGCCCGGGCACTCTGGCGGCAATGACCTATCTGAACCTCAAGGATCCGGCGACCATCAAGCTGATGCGCGGCGTGATGATGGACTTTGGCTTCAAGGCCCAGCGCCTCGCCCACAAGGCGGCCAAGGCGATCGGCCTGGTCCAGGAAACCCGCGCCCACCCGCCGGCCACATTGGGCGCGCCGAGCGTCAAGACGCAGGTCATCCACTTCCTGAATCGGCCGATGCCGGGCAACCTGCCGAAGCGCACCTCGCGCGGCCTGCTCGACATCGAGGACGACAAGGTCATCCCGGTGATCCGCAATCCGCAGAAGACCAGCGAAGAGTCGGATGCCGTCTTCTATTTCCCGGGTTGCGGTTCCGAGCGCCTGTTCTCGCAGGTCGGGTTGGCGACGCAGGCCATGCTCTACGAGATCGGCACCACCACCGTGCTGCCGCCGGGCTACCTGTGCTGCGGCTATCCGCAAAACGCCTCGGGCGATGCCGACAAGGGCCAGAAGATCACCACCGACAACCGCGTGCTCTTCCACCGTGTCGCCAATACGCTGAACTATCTCGACATCAAGACGGTGATCGTCTCCTGCGGCACCTGCATGGATCAGCTGCAGAAATACCAGTTCGAGAAAATCTTCCCGGGCTGTCGCCTGCTCGACATCCACGAGTACCTGATGGAAAAGGGCGTCAAGCTGGAAGGTGTTCAGGGCACCCGCTACATGTACCACGACCCCTGCCACACTCCGATGAAGGCCTATGCCCCGCTCGCCGTGACCAAGGCGCTGATGGGCCAGGAGGTGCCGCTCACCGACCGCTGCTGCGGCGATGCCGGTTCCTTCGCTTACTCGCGCCCGGATATCGCGACCCAGGTCAAGTTCCGCAAGCAGCAGGATATCGAGGAACGGGCTGAGAAACTGCGCGCTGACGGCTTCACCGGCGAGGTCAAGATCCTTACCTCATGCCCGGCTTGTTTGCAGGGACTATCCCGATACGATGACGATGCCGATACCACGGCGGACTACATCGTGGTCGAGATGGCCAAGCATCTGCTCGGCAACAACTGGATGGCTGATTATGTCGGCAAGGCCAACAGCGGCGGTATCGAGCGCGTTTTGCTCTGA
- the atpD gene encoding F0F1 ATP synthase subunit beta, with product MSQGSIVQCIGAVVDIHFPRDAMPKVYDALKLDASEANGMAEDGLTFEVQQQLGDGVVRTIAMGSSDGLRRGMKVNNTGAAISVPVGMGTLGRIMDVLGRPIDEAGPIDSNELREIHAAAPKFDELSSSVDLLETGIKVIDLICPFAKGGKVGLFGGAGVGKTVNMMELINNIAKQHSGLSVFAGVGERTREGNDFYHEMKDSNVLDKVAMVFGQMNEPPGNRLRVALTGLTMAERFRDDGRDILFFVDNIYRYTLAGTEVSALLGRMPSAVGYQPTLAEEMGRLQERITSTKVGSITSIQAVYVPADDLTDPSPATTFLHLDSTVVLSRDIASLGIYPAVDPLDSTSRQLDPQVVGEEHYAVARAVQMNLQRYKELRDIIAILGMDELSPEDKLAVSRARKIQRFLSQPFHVAEVFTGSPGKFVSLKETIKGFKGICAGEYDHLPEQAFYMVGGIEEVIEKAKTL from the coding sequence ATGAGTCAAGGTTCAATCGTTCAGTGCATCGGCGCCGTTGTGGACATCCACTTCCCGCGCGACGCGATGCCGAAGGTCTACGACGCCCTCAAGCTCGATGCTTCTGAAGCAAACGGCATGGCGGAAGACGGCCTCACTTTCGAAGTACAGCAGCAGCTGGGTGACGGCGTGGTTCGCACCATCGCCATGGGTTCTTCCGACGGTCTACGTCGTGGTATGAAGGTCAACAACACCGGCGCCGCGATTTCCGTGCCGGTCGGTATGGGCACCCTCGGCCGCATCATGGACGTGCTGGGTCGCCCGATCGACGAAGCCGGTCCGATCGACAGCAACGAACTGCGCGAAATTCACGCAGCCGCACCGAAGTTCGACGAACTGTCGTCTTCCGTCGATCTGCTCGAAACCGGCATCAAGGTTATCGACCTGATCTGCCCGTTCGCCAAGGGCGGCAAAGTCGGTCTGTTCGGTGGCGCCGGCGTCGGCAAAACCGTCAACATGATGGAGTTGATCAACAACATCGCCAAGCAGCACTCGGGCTTGTCCGTGTTCGCCGGTGTGGGTGAGCGTACCCGCGAAGGTAACGACTTCTATCACGAAATGAAGGACTCCAACGTTCTCGACAAGGTCGCGATGGTGTTCGGTCAGATGAACGAGCCGCCGGGCAACCGTCTGCGCGTCGCGCTGACCGGTCTGACCATGGCCGAGCGTTTCCGTGACGATGGCCGCGACATTCTGTTCTTCGTCGACAACATCTACCGCTACACCCTGGCCGGTACCGAAGTGTCCGCACTGCTCGGCCGTATGCCTTCCGCCGTGGGCTATCAGCCGACGCTGGCTGAAGAAATGGGCCGTCTGCAAGAGCGTATCACCTCGACCAAGGTTGGCTCGATCACCTCCATCCAGGCCGTTTACGTGCCTGCCGATGACTTGACCGACCCGTCCCCGGCTACCACCTTCCTGCACCTGGACTCCACGGTCGTGCTGTCGCGTGACATCGCCTCGCTGGGCATCTACCCGGCCGTCGATCCGCTCGACTCCACCTCCCGCCAGCTCGATCCGCAGGTCGTCGGTGAAGAACACTACGCCGTTGCCCGTGCCGTGCAGATGAACCTGCAGCGCTACAAGGAACTGCGCGACATCATCGCGATTCTGGGTATGGACGAACTGTCGCCGGAAGACAAGCTTGCCGTGTCCCGTGCCCGTAAGATTCAGCGTTTCCTGTCGCAGCCTTTCCACGTTGCTGAAGTCTTTACCGGTTCGCCGGGCAAGTTCGTTTCTCTCAAGGAAACGATCAAGGGCTTCAAGGGCATTTGCGCTGGCGAATACGATCACCTGCCGGAACAAGCGTTCTACATGGTCGGCGGTATCGAGGAAGTCATCGAAAAGGCCAAGACGCTGTAA
- a CDS encoding ubiquinone biosynthesis accessory factor UbiJ, whose translation MLGVDKLLVSALNHLLQAESWARERLRPHAGAQVSIAGGPLQLNLRIDAQGLLAAGSSSGIPDVSVTLAADTPARFLIDRNSLFSSVKIAGAVDIAESLAFVFRHLRWDAEADLANLVGDIPARRLALFAARVGSQAQESARRLIDNMAEYAIEDSTLLAAKRDVVSFGKAVDQLREDLAHLEKRIARL comes from the coding sequence ATGCTCGGCGTCGATAAATTGCTGGTTTCCGCATTGAATCATCTGCTGCAAGCTGAGTCCTGGGCCAGGGAACGTTTACGTCCCCATGCCGGTGCGCAGGTTTCAATCGCCGGCGGACCGCTCCAGCTGAACCTGCGTATCGACGCGCAGGGCTTGTTGGCGGCTGGCAGTTCGTCGGGAATACCCGACGTGAGCGTCACGCTGGCGGCTGATACGCCGGCCCGTTTTCTAATCGATCGCAACAGTCTCTTTTCATCGGTAAAAATTGCCGGAGCAGTCGATATTGCCGAAAGTCTGGCTTTTGTATTCAGGCACCTGCGTTGGGATGCCGAGGCCGATCTGGCCAATCTGGTCGGCGATATTCCGGCCCGTCGCCTGGCACTGTTCGCTGCTCGAGTCGGGAGTCAGGCCCAGGAAAGCGCCAGACGACTGATCGATAACATGGCCGAGTATGCGATCGAAGACTCAACCCTGCTTGCGGCCAAACGGGATGTTGTATCGTTCGGGAAAGCTGTCGACCAGCTGCGCGAAGATCTGGCGCATTTGGAAAAGCGGATCGCCCGCTTGTGA